The genomic region TAGGTTTCGCCGGCTGTTTCCGGCTTATCGAGCACGTCGATCAGGTACGCGATGACGTCATCGATAGCGATCGGATGACAGTCTGTCCGCACCCAGCGTGGTGTCAGCATCACGGGCAGTCGCGTCGTTAGCTCGCGTATCATTCGAAAGCTTGCCGAGCCCGCGCCGATGATGATGGCCGCCCGGAACGTCGTCAGGTCGTACCCGCCGTCCCGGAGAATGAACTCGACCTCGCGGCGTGACCGGAGGTGCTCGGACAGCGTCTCGTCGTCCTCGCCGAGGCCGCCGAGGTAGACGACCCGGTCGACACTGGCCTCGTCAGCCGCCCGACGGAAGTTCCGCGCTGCCCGCCGGTCCCGCTCGGCGTAGTCGCTCCCGGCACGCATCGAATGGACCAGATAGTACGCGACATCGACCCCAGAGAGGGCGGCGTCGAAACTGCCCGCGTCGAGCAGGTCGCCCGTCGCCACGTCGACGCCGTCTGGTGGGTCGTACTCGCTCGGGTCGCGAACGAGCGCGCGGACGCTGTGGCCGGCCCCGAGGAGCGCCGGGACGAGATGGCCCCCGACGAACCCTGTCGCACCGGTCACGAGCACATGCATACCCTTCCTGCAGGACGGGACGGGGTTAAAACCGTGGTCTGTTCGTGTCGCCTCTCAGGACTGTCGAACGAGCGGCTCGTACCAGTCACGGTTGTCATGGTACCAGTCGATGAACTTCGCGACCCCCTCCCGAATAGTGTGGTCCGGGTCGTAGCCGAGAAGTTCCTCGGCGCGATCGGTCGCGGCGTGGGTGTGTTCGGCGTCGGCGTCGTGGCGTTCCTCGTAGACTAGATCGAGGTCCGGGTCGATCTGGTCGCGGATCTCCGTCGCGAGCGTCTTGATCTCGATGTTGTCAGTCGACCCGATGTTGACCGCCTTGCCGTCCGCGGCGTCCTCGTGGAGCAACGTCATGTTCGCGTCGATGACGTCCTCGATATAGGTGAAATCTCGCGTTTGCGTGCCATCACCGTAGATAACCGGCGGCTCGCCGTTGTGACACCGGGAGACGAAATTCGAGATTGCCATGTTCGGGCGCATCCGCGGGCCGTACACGGTGAAATAGCGGAGGGCGACGGCGGGGAGGTCGTACACTTCGCTGTAGGCACAGGCGTAGCGCTCGGCGGCGAGCTTCGACGCACCGTAGGGTGAGACGGGGGTCGTGGGGTGTTGCTCGTCGTATGGCAGGTACTGCGGGACGCCGTAGACGGAGGAGGAAGAGGCCATCACGAACCGCTCGATACCTTCGTCGCGGCAGGCGTCGAGGAGGTTCAGCGTGCCGTCGACGTTGACCTCGTCGTACTTTCGTGGGTTCTTGACGCTCGGTCGGACGCCAGCCTGGGCGGCCTGATGATAGACGTAGTCGGCGTCGGCGACGAGGTCCGTCACCAGCTCTGCGTCACGCACGTCGCCCTCGATGAACTCGTAGCTCCCGTCACTGTTCCGGGCGGCGTCCCGCCCCGCTTCGACGTTATGCTGCTTGATATCCAGATCGTAGAACGGGTCGCGGTTGTCGAGCACGACGACATCGTGGCTGTCGGCGGCGAACCGCTGTGCCAGGTGACCGCCGATAAACCCGGCACCCCCTGTGACCAATATTTGCATTATCTGAATGGTGCCCGTCGGGCGACAAAAGTATGCCGAGAGTTAATGACGCTGAACTGTTCGAAGGGGCCAGCTACCTTGAAGTGTATACAGTGCATAAACGTCGGAAATGGCTTCCAGAGCCTGCGATGGGTGTGATACGAACGTTTCGATAGCTGGCGGCATTGCCAACATCTGGTCGCAGGAGTCCAGACCGACTGAGGGCATCGTCCTCGAACTCGGAGACGACACGGAGCATTTCCTCTGCTATGACTGTATCGACCGGCTACCCGACGATCAGGAAGTGACTGCGGCGGATGTGGCCGCCCTCTAACGTCATCACGTCTCCCGTTCGGGTCTTGGCGTCCACTGTGTCACGCGCTCGTCGATTCTGAGATGGCCGTCGCGCCAGCGAACGTATGCCAATATCAGAAGCCCTCCGATGACAGCAAAGACAGTGAAGACGACCCCTTCCTCGCCGACCCATCGAGGTGGACCGACGATTTCGACGGCGAGCAGTTCGGGGGTTTGTTGTGAGTGGCCGAGACCGAACACCGCGCTCTGGGTGAAGTTGTACCAGACGTGAAAGCCGATCGGGAGCGCGAGGTCGCCGGTGAGTACGTACGCACCGCTCAAGACGAGTCCGGCCAGTAGGTAGTAGCCGTACTGGCTCGGGTGATCGATCTTCCCGCCGTGCAGGAAGGCAAAGACGAGCGCACTCAGGAGCACCGCGAGCCCGACCGCCGCCCACCGCGGAACCAGTTCATCTGCCCCCTCGGCGAGGTTCTTCAGCATCGCACCGCGGAAGACGACTTCCTCCCACGCTGCTGCGAGAGCAATGTAGCCGAAGACGACGCCCATCGCCGGGAGGAACGGGAGGTCGCCGGCTCCCTCCGCGACCCCGACGACCGTGGCCCAGCCCGCACCAACAGCGACGGCAAGCGCACCGGCGTTGATGACGGTTGCTATCGCGCCGCCGACGGCGAATGACTGCCACCAGCGGCGGTCGAGTGACAGCCCGTACTTGCCGACGGAGCGGCGGTCGAGGAGACGAGCACTGACGAACACAGTGGCGACGAGAATCGCCCCGATCCCGGCCGCTTCGATCGGTTCTCGGATCGGATGTGTGAACCGTGATCGAACGACAGACTGTAGCGCCGCGAGGACCAGAAACGACAACACCGCCGGAAGCACTGCGCGCAGCGGCGCTCTGACCCTCCTGTCTGCACTGTTCCAGACCGGCCAGCGGAGTCCCGAGGCGGCCCGCTCGACCACGCTCGCGGTCGCTTGGCTGTCTCTTTGCTCCGGTGAATTCGGTGACATAGATGGACTGCCGGCCGGAGCAGACGTATCACCGCGGGCACCGCTTCCGGGTTGGAAGCCGGTGAGACTTTTTATTGTACTCCGCTCGCTGGAGCGACTATGGACGCGGTCGGCGACGACGAACTGCTCGCGCTACTCGAAGACGAGTACGCGCGGGCCATCATCGCTGAACTCACTACTGGACCGATGTCTGTCTCTGAACTCTGTACGGCCTGCGAGATGTCTGATCCGACGGCGTACCGCCGCCTCGACCGACTGGAGGCCGCCGACCTCGTCGCCGAACGGCAGGCCGTCGACCCTGATGGCCACCACTACAAGCGCTACGTCGCGACCGTCGAGGACGTGACGGTCACGTTCGCCGACGGGACGTACGACATCGCTGTCACGCGGTCCTCGCAGGACCCGGCGGACCGATTCACCGACCTGTTTGAGGGGCTGTCCTGAGATGCTCGCGACACTACTACAGATACGCACGGGCTGGACCGATCCGGGCATCGCGCTGGCCGTTATCGCGCTCTCGCTCGTCACAGTTGCACTTTCGGCCGCCATCGCCGTCGTCTTGATCCGTGGCTACCGCCGCGGCCCCGGCCGGACCGGCATGCTGACCCTCGCTGTCGGGCTTCTCCTACTCACGACTGTCCCGGAAACCCTCCGTATCGTGCTCCCCACGGCCACTGCCGTCGGTACCGTCGGGCGCTCGCTCCTCGTGAGTGCCTGCGAACTGTCCGGACTCGGAACGATTCTCTGGACCGTTTACGGCGGTGAGTCGTCGTGACGGTGGTCCTCGACTTGCTCGCGCCGGATCTCGTCGCGGAACTCTCGCGGGCCCTGACAGCCGCCGTCGGACTGTTCGTCGCATCGCTGGCCTATCGCGGCTACCGGCGCAACGACGCGTCGAAGATGCGATGGCTCGCCGTTGGTATCGCGTCGCTGACTGCCGGCGTTTACGCCGCCGTCACCGTCGCTGACTGGGCGGGTGCCGGAGAAGGGGTCGTGTTACTCGTCAGGGGGCTCGTGACCGTTGCAGGGCTCTGTGCCGTGCTGTACGCGCTGCTTGTCGAGTGAGTGTCGATAAGAACAAGTGTCAGATACGGTCGCTGATCGACCGGAAATCTGCCTTAGTTGCGGACGACGTTCGTCGCGCGGGGGCCCTTGTCGGCCTGTTCAATGTCGAATTCGATTTCCTCGCCTTCTTCGAGGTCAGGGCCGCCAACGTCTTCCATGTGGAAGAAAACGTCATCGTCCGCGTCCTCAGTCGAGATGAAACCGTAACCGCCTGTGTCGTTGAAGAAATCAACCTTACCGTTTGCCATTGCAAATATACGTACAGGGGGTATATGTATAAGCATTCCGAGAGTAGAAGTACCACGACCGTGTGCCTGTGAACACGACTCATGCCGTCGTCACGGATAGCTGCTGACGCACATCCGGCGACAAGAAAGGTTTACGCCGCCTCGTCCGTTGCTTTCTCGCGTGTACCCCGCACGGATTACCGACGAGTTCCCCGCCCCATCCTACCGGGGCAACCAGAAGCAGGCTCTGGCTGATATCCGTGCGGCCTTTGAGCGCGGCAAGGACGTTGTCCTCGTTCGCGCACCGACCGGTAGCGGCAAATCGTTGCTCGCTCGGGCCATCGCCGGGTGTGCCCGGACTGCCGGCGATGCCGCCGTCGAGCAGGTCATCGACGCCTACTACACCACGCCACAGGTCTCGCAACTTGACGATGTGGCTGAGGACGCCCTGCTGGAAGACCTCTGTGTCATCCGCGGGAAGAACAACTACGACTGCATTCTTCCCGGTGAGACTGACACACCGGTGAATCAGGCCCCGTGCGTGCGCGAACGAAAGTTTGACTGTCAGGTCAAGCACCGCTGTCCGTACTTTTCCGACCGTGCCATCGCTTCGAACCGGCGCATCGCCGCGATGACGCTCGCCTATTTCATGCAGACCGCCGGCAGCGACGTGTTCGGCAAGCGCGACGTGGTCGTCATCGACGAGGCCCATGGT from Haloarcula sp. H-GB4 harbors:
- a CDS encoding NAD(P)H-binding protein — its product is MHVLVTGATGFVGGHLVPALLGAGHSVRALVRDPSEYDPPDGVDVATGDLLDAGSFDAALSGVDVAYYLVHSMRAGSDYAERDRRAARNFRRAADEASVDRVVYLGGLGEDDETLSEHLRSRREVEFILRDGGYDLTTFRAAIIIGAGSASFRMIRELTTRLPVMLTPRWVRTDCHPIAIDDVIAYLIDVLDKPETAGETYEIGGPEVLTYAEILKQTGRLMGTGEPTIVPIPVLTPKLSAYWVALMTDVPSSVARPLIHGLKTPVVADTEAAQAQFAVDPTSFADAVRLALSEPRSREATQAAAATGGAGR
- a CDS encoding NAD-dependent epimerase/dehydratase family protein, whose product is MQILVTGGAGFIGGHLAQRFAADSHDVVVLDNRDPFYDLDIKQHNVEAGRDAARNSDGSYEFIEGDVRDAELVTDLVADADYVYHQAAQAGVRPSVKNPRKYDEVNVDGTLNLLDACRDEGIERFVMASSSSVYGVPQYLPYDEQHPTTPVSPYGASKLAAERYACAYSEVYDLPAVALRYFTVYGPRMRPNMAISNFVSRCHNGEPPVIYGDGTQTRDFTYIEDVIDANMTLLHEDAADGKAVNIGSTDNIEIKTLATEIRDQIDPDLDLVYEERHDADAEHTHAATDRAEELLGYDPDHTIREGVAKFIDWYHDNRDWYEPLVRQS
- a CDS encoding CPBP family intramembrane glutamic endopeptidase codes for the protein MSPNSPEQRDSQATASVVERAASGLRWPVWNSADRRVRAPLRAVLPAVLSFLVLAALQSVVRSRFTHPIREPIEAAGIGAILVATVFVSARLLDRRSVGKYGLSLDRRWWQSFAVGGAIATVINAGALAVAVGAGWATVVGVAEGAGDLPFLPAMGVVFGYIALAAAWEEVVFRGAMLKNLAEGADELVPRWAAVGLAVLLSALVFAFLHGGKIDHPSQYGYYLLAGLVLSGAYVLTGDLALPIGFHVWYNFTQSAVFGLGHSQQTPELLAVEIVGPPRWVGEEGVVFTVFAVIGGLLILAYVRWRDGHLRIDERVTQWTPRPERET
- a CDS encoding winged helix-turn-helix domain-containing protein, translated to MDAVGDDELLALLEDEYARAIIAELTTGPMSVSELCTACEMSDPTAYRRLDRLEAADLVAERQAVDPDGHHYKRYVATVEDVTVTFADGTYDIAVTRSSQDPADRFTDLFEGLS
- a CDS encoding cold-shock protein translates to MANGKVDFFNDTGGYGFISTEDADDDVFFHMEDVGGPDLEEGEEIEFDIEQADKGPRATNVVRN